The following nucleotide sequence is from Salvia miltiorrhiza cultivar Shanhuang (shh) chromosome 7, IMPLAD_Smil_shh, whole genome shotgun sequence.
CAGCAGAAAAAGGGCCAAAGTTGATATTTCAAAAGATAATATTGCTCTCATCCAAACAAACACTCTTTCGTTTCCAACAACACTACCGTTGACCAGTTTTCATATTGCAATCTGCAGATTAGTTTGAGATGGCAGCTTATGCAGCTCTTGCTTCTCTCTTGAACACTACTCAGCAGATGATGACCCATCCTCCTATTTCCACTTCTTTCCACAACATTCAGATCCAATCTCTCGAGGAAAAGGCTGCTTTGTTGCTTGATTTTATAGAGACCTACAATTATGTTGGTGGAGTTAGCGAAGAAGCACAAGATCTGGAAAGCCTAATCGCATCTGCTGCTCATACAGCTGAAGATATGATTGAATCTCACATCGTCAATCAACTCCTTCCTCTTTCAGCTCATGATCAGGAAATACCTTTGAGTTCTTCTTTGTATCTACAGAAAGAAAGTAcaattgaagagaaaaatgAAGCTGCAGTTGGAGATGTGGATCAATTTCATGGTGGATCCAACCAAGCAATTGAAGAGCCTGCACCTCATGTAGCTAAAGGTGGATGCTGGATCAATTTCATGCAGCTCATTAAGAGAAAAAGGGCGATTCAACCGAAAAATGAAGCTGCAGTTGGAGATGTGAATCAGTTTCACGGTGAATCCAACCAAACAATTGAAGAGCATGCACCTCATGTGGCTGCAAGAGAAGCACGAGATCTGGAAAGCCTAATCGCATCTGCAGCTCATACGGCTGAAGATATGATTGAATCTCACATCGTCAATCAACTCCTTCCTGTTTCAGCTGAGGATGGGGAAGCAGCTTTGAGTTTCTCATTGTATCTACAGAAAAAAAGGGCAATTCAAGAGAAAAATGCAGCTGCAGTTGGAGATGTTGATCAATTTCATGGTGAATATAACCTCAGCAACTTTGACTATCTGCGGCAGATAATTGAAGACATGGATGCTCTCATCGAAAAGGCCAATGAGTTGAAGGAGAAGCACAGATTCAGAGAGGACCAACCCCCCACGCATTCAACAACTCCTCTTAGTCTTACTCAGAGATTGAGAGAAGAAACTGCTATGGTAGGATTTCATGATGAGTTGATTCAGCTTCTTGACGAGCTCACCGGTCATCGATCCAATCTGCACATCATCTCAATCGTCGGTATGGGCGGCATGGGTAAGACTACTCTTGCCAAAACTATTTATTCTAATCAACTCATCATCGAACGCTTTGATATTCGTGCTTGGGCTACCGTTTCTCAGCAATACAATGCTAAACAAATTCTTCAACAACTTCTTTCTGACAAAGACAACTCCTCCAAAAAAATGGTAGATGAATTAGGAGAACAATTGCATAAAACTTTATCTGGTAGGAGATATTTGATCATATTAGACGACATATGGAGTGTCGAAGCTTGGGATGAAGTAAGGTGTTTCTTTCCCAATAATGGAAGTGGAAGCCGGATTCTTCTAACTACTAGGTTGTCAGATGTGGCTAACAATTGTGGATCTTCTTGCCTTTCGAAGAGTCTTCTAAATGAGAATGAAAGTTGGGAATTATTCTGTAAGAAGGCATTCCAAAATGAAGATTGCCCCACTGAACTAGAAAAAGTTGGAAAGGAGATTGTTAGATTATGCAGAGGACTAGCATTGTCCATTGTTGTGATCGGAGGGAGACTTTTAAAGTCTTCCTGGACCGTAGGATATTGGGAGAGTGTTGCCAAAGATATAGAATCAAGTCCCAATTCAAAAGAGAAGCAAGAAAGCTTAGATGTATTGGTTTCAAGTTATAACTACTTGCCTTCTTATCTAAAGCCTTGCTTCCTTCATATAGGAGTTCTTAAGCATATAAATTGTGAGAAACTCAATATATTGAGTATCATCCAACTTTGGGTTGCTGAAGGTTTTTTGAAATCAAATGGAGGCCAAGTTTTAGAAGAAGTTGCAGAGGATTACTTGAAGGAACTAATTGATAGAAATCTGATAATAGTTGAGAAGAGAAGTAAAaattggaagatgaaatattgTGATATTCATGATCTTTTGAGAGACCTATGCTTAAAAGTAGCAGAGCAACAAGGGTTTTTTCATGCGATCACTCTAGACCCTGTACTAGGCACAGAACGACGCCTTGTATATCACAATGATACCTCCAGACTTGCACGCTCTATCATGTGCTATAGATTTC
It contains:
- the LOC130994394 gene encoding putative late blight resistance protein homolog R1A-3 gives rise to the protein MAAYAALASLLNTTQQMMTHPPISTSFHNIQIQSLEEKAALLLDFIETYNYVGGVSEEAQDLESLIASAAHTAEDMIESHIVNQLLPLSAHDQEIPLSSSLYLQKESTIEEKNEAAVGDVDQFHGGSNQAIEEPAPHVAKGGCWINFMQLIKRKRAIQPKNEAAVGDVNQFHGESNQTIEEHAPHVAAREARDLESLIASAAHTAEDMIESHIVNQLLPVSAEDGEAALSFSLYLQKKRAIQEKNAAAVGDVDQFHGEYNLSNFDYLRQIIEDMDALIEKANELKEKHRFREDQPPTHSTTPLSLTQRLREETAMVGFHDELIQLLDELTGHRSNLHIISIVGMGGMGKTTLAKTIYSNQLIIERFDIRAWATVSQQYNAKQILQQLLSDKDNSSKKMVDELGEQLHKTLSGRRYLIILDDIWSVEAWDEVRCFFPNNGSGSRILLTTRLSDVANNCGSSCLSKSLLNENESWELFCKKAFQNEDCPTELEKVGKEIVRLCRGLALSIVVIGGRLLKSSWTVGYWESVAKDIESSPNSKEKQESLDVLVSSYNYLPSYLKPCFLHIGVLKHINCEKLNILSIIQLWVAEGFLKSNGGQVLEEVAEDYLKELIDRNLIIVEKRSKNWKMKYCDIHDLLRDLCLKVAEQQGFFHAITLDPVLGTERRLVYHNDTSRLARSIMCYRFQLVESHKHRLLRILYEYRDRSVEELLGCVNLRYIAFQNLEVSLLELPSSLSLLWNLHSLIFQKTSRSGSLVVAPIEIWKMRQLRHIECGGICLPHPNGQDELLILENLQTLGNAVNLRLSEDVCNIIPNIKILHLQYNDGLRGYDDSLMECLCNLDRLHKLESLKLRGDIRWRNMYFKLNEVLTFPNSLNKLILRGFEFEWDDLTIIGSLPLLEVLVVRGNWVMAETRTWSPVVGQFQRLKFLKIYNCFLRCWNADSCHFPNLEKLILHTLNELEEIPWGIAKIPTLKLIHVKCCSNSAAISALKIKDYQLEYQGNDDLQIQIHVSSAKLESFMAMVETEGLTLDNVQFDVKNIYKYRFPSIDSIESR